A portion of the Vespula vulgaris chromosome 14, iyVesVulg1.1, whole genome shotgun sequence genome contains these proteins:
- the LOC127069197 gene encoding serine/threonine-protein kinase PRP4 homolog: MNSSDIEALDSKREIIIDSESDMLGNQRKKNKRRHKHHKHKKDRVIKKKDGIDRQERKKHKKHKRPRKEKEIENGSLEENAPSRINQKEIGLNGKVKNSLLEIVSTEESEDEKLVDLDSDEVDCSIIEDDIDLEELMKQKERLQACLVQYLSDESEKEDKEPEEEGEEEEGEEDEEEEGEEDEETKTETPDVILVEDDSEDDNILHKKRPRSESGSRERKKIARPERRVVVDMSRDRRSREDHKDKRRDSDRRREDKNRPREDIKRDDIRRDEKRKINERYKEDSRKEDSRKRIEEERRKDTNSRRDELRKREHDRREEERGDRKRDLNRHLSRSHNDSKCQDTKMDIKHISSRRDSRDRGDNRDRQSSRDRQSSRDRHTSRDRYNRDRPLSKDRHSSRDKRDSRERHTSRDRHANRDTQVSRDRMDTRDRRDNRNHEKIRERSRSTRRSRSPLRNRMDRDRNDRYKRSRSLSRSRRDREKHVRDHERDREKNGKKERSDKYKDSLSEGLKVERFDSSSEEEIKDIDIEEEEDEEAIIERRRKRREELVKRLSGPNEDSNMSADVTAVTGTPPSESHSNTSQKSPEIPSNNNESTSESHTPPLPEKPKSPQPVKKRKSRFEDALPEESEKVENTQNTEKIKQDEKQSTKKTNEWDMFAEADNIGDFNSPTVEGKRLGGPDNPSLTDNWDDAEGYYRVRVGETLDSRYVVYGYTGQGVFSNVVRARDSARGNLDVAVKIIRNNEIMHRTGLKELEILRKLNDADPEDRFHCLRLFRHFFHKNHLCMVFEPLAMNLREVLKKYGKDVGLHVKAVRSYTQQLFLALKLLKRANILHADIKPDNILVSESKLVLKLCDFGSASHAHENEITPYLVSRFYRAPEIILGIPYDFGIDMWSVGCTIYELYTGKIMFSGKTNNQMLKFFMDLKGKMPNKLIRKGTFKDQHFDSNCNFLYHEVDKVTEREKIVVMSTLPATRDLNAELGGNSLPPEQSRKVGQLKDLLERTLMLDAGKRITVNHALAHPFIQEKI; this comes from the exons ATGAA CTCATCAGATATAGAAGCTTTAGATTCCAAAAGAGAAATCATTATAGACTCAGAATCAGATATGCTTGgcaatcaaagaaaaaagaacaaaagaagacATAAGCACCATAAACATAAAAAGGATAgagtgataaagaaaaaagatggaatagATAGACAAGAAag aaaaaaacataagaaacataaaagaccacgtaaagagaaagaaattgaaaatggTTCATTGGAAGAAAACGCACCATCTCGTATTAATCAGAAAGAAATTGGTTTGAATGGCAAGgtcaaaaattctttattagaAATTGTTTCTACAGAAGAAAGCGAAGATGAAAAATTAGTAGATCTTGATTCTGATGAAGTAGATTGTAGTATTATTGAAGATGATATTGATTTAGAAGAATTAATGAAACAGAAG GAACGATTACAAGCATGTTTAGTTCAATATTTGTCAGATGAGtcagaaaaggaagataaggAACCAGAagaggagggagaagaagaagaaggagaagaggatgaagaagaagaaggagaggaggatgaagaaacaaaaacagaaactCCAGATGTAATACTCGTAGAAGATGATAGTGAAGATGACAATATACTCCATAAAAAACGACCTAGAAGTGAGTCAGGAAGTAGGGAACGTAAAAAAATAGCAAGACCTGAAAGACGCGTCGTAGTTGATATGAGTAGAGATCGAAGAAGCCGAGAGGACCACAAAGACAAAAGAAGAGATTctgatagaagaagagaggataaAAATCGGCCaagagaagatataaaaagggATGATATAAGAAGggatgaaaaacgaaaaattaatgaaagatataaggaagattcgagaaaagaagattctagaaaaaggatagaagaagagagacgtAAAGATACTAATAGTAGAAGAGATGAATTACGCAAAAGAGAGCACGATCGAAG GGAGGAAGAACGAGGAGACAGAAAACGAGACTTGAATCGACATTTATCTAGATCTCATAACGATTCTAAGTGTCAAGATACTAAAATGGATATTAAACATATTTCATCGAGGCGTGATAGTCGTGATAGAGGAGACAATCGGGACCGTCAAAGTAGTCGAGATCGACAATCAAGTCGTGATCGACATACTAGTCGCGATCGTTATAATCGAGATAGACCACTAAGTAAAGATCGTCATTCCAGTCGTGATAAAAGAGATAGTAGAGAACGACATACTAGTCGAGATCGTCATGCCAACAGGGATACACAAGTTAGTCGTGATCGTATGGACACTCGGGATCGGCGCGATAATCGGAATCATGAGAAGATTAGAGAACGATCTAGAAGTACAAGAAGATCTCGTAGTCCCCTTAGAAATAGAATGGATAGAGATCGCAACGATCGTTATAAAAGATCTCGCTCTTTGTCTCGAAGTCGAAGGGATAGGGAAAAACACGTACGAGATCAtgaaagggatagagagaagaatggtaaaaaggaaagaagtgaTAAGTACAAAGACTCTTTATCGGAAGGCCTAAAAGTAGAACGTTTTGACAGTTCTAGCGAAGAAGAGATCAAGGATATTGAtatcgaagaagaggaagatgaggAAGCTATTATCGAACGTAGAAGAAAACGGAGAGAAGAGTTAGTCAag cGATTAAGTGGACCAAACGAAGATTCGAATATGTCTGCTGATGTAACAGCTGTCACTGGAACTCCTCCGTCTGAAAGTCATTCAAATACATCTCAAAAATCACCAGAGATACCTTCAAACAATAATGAATCTACTTCTGAGAGTCACACTCCACCACTGCCTGAGAAACCAAAGTCACCACAGCcggttaagaaaagaaaatctagaTTTGAGGATGCATTACCTGAAGAATCTGAGAAGGTTGAAAATACACAAAATACAGAGAAAATTAAGCAAGATGAAAAacaaagtacaaaaaaaacaaatgaatgGGATATGTTTGCCGAAGCGGACAATATTGGTGAttttaat agTCCTACTGTTGAAGGAAAACGTTTAGGTGGTCCCGACAATCCTAGTTTAACAGATAATTGGGATGATGCAGAAGGATATTATCG cGTTCGAGTCGGTGAGACATTAGATTCGCGATATGTTGTTTATGGTTACACAGGACAAGGAGTTTTCAGTAATGTTGTAAGGGCTAGAGACAGTGCTCGAGGCAATTTAGATGTTGCAGTGAAAATAATTcggaataatgaaattat GCATCGTACTGGTCTCAAAGAACTAGAAATACTTCGGAAACTTAATGATGCAGATCCAGAAGACCGATTTCATTGTTTGAGATTATTTAGGCActtctttcataaaaatcatttatgtaTGGTATTTGAACCATTAGCTATGAATTTAAGAGAG gtGTTGAAAAAATATGGTAAAGATGTTGGTCTACATGTCAAAGCTGTAAGGTCATATACACAACAGCTTTTCCttgcattaaaattattaaaacgagCAAATATTTTACACGCTGACATTAAACCAGATAACATTCTAGTCAGTGAAAGTAAACTGGTATTAAAACTTTGTGATTTTGGTTCTGCATCTCATGCTCATGAAAATGAGATAACACCATATCTTGTATCAAGATTTTACCGTGCTCCTGAAATTA ttcttGGTATACCATATGATTTTGGCATTGACATGTGGTCTGTTGGATGCacaatatatgaattatacactggaaaaataatgttttcgGGCAAAACGAACAATCAGATGTTAAAGTTCTTCATGGACCTAAAGGGCAAGATGCCTAATAAACTGATAAGGAAAGGAACCTTCAAGGATCAACATTTTGACTCTAAttgcaattttctttatcatgaAGTTGATAAAGTTACTGAGCGG GAAAAAATCGTCGTAATGTCTACTCTTCCGGCTACTCGTGATCTTAATGCAGAACTTGGTGGGAATTCATTACCGCCCGAACAAAGTCGGAAGGTTGGTCAGCTGAAAGATCTGCTAGAACGCACATTGATGTTGGATGCAGGAAAAAGAATCACTGTGAACCATGCTCTGGCGCACCCttttatacaagaaaaaatttag
- the LOC127069220 gene encoding inositol monophosphatase 1 isoform X1: MSDIEEYYVEILRLVKEAGSIVREKIYQCKNAMTKSCDVDLVTEWDQKVEKLLIDGISSKFPDHKFIGEETTSLGKKAELTDAPTWIIDPIDGTMNFVHGLPHTCISVGLHIGKVAEIGVVYNPILEQLFTACKGKGAFLNGAPIRVSGQKELRKALIMVEMGTSRDPEKMKVVFQNVNILIPQIHGMRALGSAALNMCMVALGGADICFEYGIHAWDIAAGDLIVREAGGVCIDPAGGPFDVMSRRVLCASSMELAQELCKQLVQYYPERD; encoded by the exons ATGTCTGACATTGAGGAATATTACGTGGAAATTCTTCGACTGGTTAAAGAAGCCGGTTCG ATtgtgagagagaagatatatcAATGTAAAAATGCAATGACAAAATCATGCGATGTGGATCTCGTTACGGAGTGGGATCAAAAGGTTGAAAAACTTCTCATAGATGGTATATCCTCGAAGTTTCCAGATCACAA ATTCATTGGTGAGGAAACCACATCTTTGGGTAAAAAAGCAGAATTAACAGATGCGCCAACATGGATCATAGATCCAATTGATGGCACTATGAATTTCGTTCATGGTTTACCGCATACGTGCATATCAGTTGGTTTACATATAGGAAAAGTTGCAGAAATCGGTGTTGTTTACAATCCTATTTTAGAACAGCTATTTACAGCTTGCAAAGGCAAAGGTGCTTTTTTGAATGGTGCTCCAATACGAGTTTCTGGCCAAAAAG AGTTACGCAAAGCCTTGATAATGGTAGAAATGGGTACAAGTAGAGATCCCGAGAAAATGAAAGTCGTCTTTCAAAATGTTAATATTCTGATACCACAGATCCATGG gaTGAGAGCATTAGGATCAGCGGCTTTGAATATGTGTATGGTTGCACTTGGTGGTGCTGATATTTGCTTTGAATATGGAATTCATGCTTGGGACATTGCAGCTGGTGATCTTATCGTCAGAGAAGCAGGAGGTGTTTGTATAGATCCAGCAG GAGGACCATTTGATGTTATGAGTAGAAGAGTATTATGTGCATCGTCCATGGAATTAGCTCAAGAATTATGTAAACAACTTGTACAGTATTATCCGGAACGAGATTGA
- the LOC127069220 gene encoding inositol monophosphatase 1 isoform X2 codes for MTKSCDVDLVTEWDQKVEKLLIDGISSKFPDHKFIGEETTSLGKKAELTDAPTWIIDPIDGTMNFVHGLPHTCISVGLHIGKVAEIGVVYNPILEQLFTACKGKGAFLNGAPIRVSGQKELRKALIMVEMGTSRDPEKMKVVFQNVNILIPQIHGMRALGSAALNMCMVALGGADICFEYGIHAWDIAAGDLIVREAGGVCIDPAGGPFDVMSRRVLCASSMELAQELCKQLVQYYPERD; via the exons ATGACAAAATCATGCGATGTGGATCTCGTTACGGAGTGGGATCAAAAGGTTGAAAAACTTCTCATAGATGGTATATCCTCGAAGTTTCCAGATCACAA ATTCATTGGTGAGGAAACCACATCTTTGGGTAAAAAAGCAGAATTAACAGATGCGCCAACATGGATCATAGATCCAATTGATGGCACTATGAATTTCGTTCATGGTTTACCGCATACGTGCATATCAGTTGGTTTACATATAGGAAAAGTTGCAGAAATCGGTGTTGTTTACAATCCTATTTTAGAACAGCTATTTACAGCTTGCAAAGGCAAAGGTGCTTTTTTGAATGGTGCTCCAATACGAGTTTCTGGCCAAAAAG AGTTACGCAAAGCCTTGATAATGGTAGAAATGGGTACAAGTAGAGATCCCGAGAAAATGAAAGTCGTCTTTCAAAATGTTAATATTCTGATACCACAGATCCATGG gaTGAGAGCATTAGGATCAGCGGCTTTGAATATGTGTATGGTTGCACTTGGTGGTGCTGATATTTGCTTTGAATATGGAATTCATGCTTGGGACATTGCAGCTGGTGATCTTATCGTCAGAGAAGCAGGAGGTGTTTGTATAGATCCAGCAG GAGGACCATTTGATGTTATGAGTAGAAGAGTATTATGTGCATCGTCCATGGAATTAGCTCAAGAATTATGTAAACAACTTGTACAGTATTATCCGGAACGAGATTGA